The proteins below come from a single Sinorhizobium fredii genomic window:
- the crcB gene encoding fluoride efflux transporter CrcB, which translates to MAYLLVFLGAGLGGAMRHGVNQLAAQLLGAAFPFGTLAVNVAGSFAMGLIAEYFALRVHLPQDVRLFLATGVLGGFTTFSSFSLDTIGLYERGEWAAAAIYAASSVIFSLLGLLAGVMLVRLLAAGQAA; encoded by the coding sequence ATGGCCTATCTGTTGGTATTCCTTGGCGCCGGATTGGGCGGCGCCATGCGCCATGGCGTCAACCAGCTTGCCGCGCAGCTCCTCGGTGCCGCCTTTCCCTTTGGCACCCTGGCGGTCAACGTCGCCGGCTCCTTCGCCATGGGGCTCATCGCCGAGTATTTCGCCTTGCGCGTCCATCTGCCTCAGGATGTGCGGCTGTTCCTGGCGACCGGCGTGCTCGGCGGATTCACCACCTTTTCAAGCTTCTCGCTCGACACGATCGGCCTTTATGAGCGCGGCGAGTGGGCCGCCGCGGCAATCTACGCCGCTTCTTCCGTGATCTTTTCACTTCTCGGCTTGCTCGCCGGGGTGATGCTCGTCCGCCTGCTCGCGGCCGGCCAGGCGGCCTGA
- a CDS encoding methyl-accepting chemotaxis protein: MSYFKSFGIGARLAVGFGFLLLMMVGLTIYSAVQVEEINGNLATINDVNSAKQRFAINYRGSVHDRAIAIRDVTLVTSEEERRKAVALIEKLAATYAENEKRMAEMIAAGASDQEKTILAEIADIQAKTNPLVADIIAFQEKGNGDGARRILLEQARPLFDAWLGAINKFIDYQEALNKSIGSHVRDAVSGFESLAFTALGIAALLSIIAAALSARSIIGPLSRLQLSLKAMAEGDLTGDRHLEARRDEIGMLARAVAALRDAISAKAEREANAETTRTMTERQRLEEDAKQRNALAEQTGQAVHQLAAALQNLASGDLTQRIDTPFIPSLDKLRLDFNGAVEKLRQAMQAVAENASAIAAGAQEIRSASDDLAKRTEQQAASVEETAAALDEITTTVADSSNRAQVAGQLVRKTKDNAERSGRVVRDAVGAMGKIETSAVEIGNIIGVIDEIAFQTNLLALNAGVEGARAGEAGKGFAVVAQEVRELAQRSAKAAKEIKELINTSNDHVKNGVALVGETGKALEEIVEQVQQVDGNVGAIVEASREQATGLKEISTAVNTMDQGTQKNAAMVEEATAAAHGLAKEADALFQLLRQFDIGAGAASKRPAPAASGGTAASPARQMVAKVAQSFRGNAAVAEEWQEF; this comes from the coding sequence ATGAGCTATTTCAAGAGCTTCGGGATTGGCGCGCGCCTCGCCGTCGGCTTCGGCTTCCTGCTTCTCATGATGGTCGGCTTGACCATCTATTCGGCCGTTCAGGTCGAAGAGATCAATGGCAATCTCGCTACCATCAACGACGTGAACAGTGCCAAGCAACGCTTTGCAATCAACTATCGCGGCAGCGTTCATGATCGGGCGATCGCCATCCGCGACGTCACTCTGGTGACCTCCGAAGAGGAGCGCAGGAAAGCAGTGGCGCTGATCGAAAAGCTCGCCGCCACCTATGCCGAGAACGAGAAGCGGATGGCCGAGATGATCGCTGCCGGCGCGAGCGATCAGGAAAAAACCATTCTGGCCGAAATCGCCGACATTCAAGCGAAGACCAATCCGCTCGTCGCCGACATCATCGCCTTCCAGGAGAAGGGAAATGGCGACGGCGCGCGCAGGATCCTGCTGGAGCAGGCCCGCCCCCTGTTCGACGCCTGGCTCGGCGCCATCAACAAGTTCATCGACTATCAGGAGGCGCTGAACAAATCGATCGGCAGCCACGTGCGCGATGCCGTGAGCGGGTTCGAATCACTGGCATTCACGGCGCTGGGTATCGCTGCCCTGCTTTCGATCATCGCTGCGGCGCTGTCGGCGCGCTCGATCATCGGACCGCTGTCCAGGCTGCAGCTGTCGTTGAAGGCGATGGCCGAGGGCGACCTGACGGGGGATCGTCACCTCGAAGCACGCCGCGACGAGATCGGCATGCTGGCGCGTGCTGTTGCGGCGCTCAGGGATGCGATCTCCGCAAAGGCGGAACGCGAGGCGAATGCGGAGACGACGCGCACGATGACGGAGCGCCAGCGGCTTGAAGAGGATGCAAAGCAGCGCAATGCCTTGGCGGAGCAGACCGGCCAGGCCGTTCATCAGCTCGCCGCCGCACTGCAGAATCTCGCCTCGGGCGACCTCACCCAGCGGATCGACACGCCGTTCATTCCGTCGCTCGACAAGCTGAGGCTCGACTTCAACGGAGCGGTCGAAAAGCTGCGCCAGGCGATGCAGGCGGTTGCCGAGAATGCAAGCGCGATCGCAGCCGGCGCCCAGGAGATACGCTCGGCCTCCGACGATCTCGCCAAGCGGACAGAACAGCAGGCGGCTTCCGTCGAGGAGACGGCGGCGGCGCTCGACGAGATCACCACAACGGTCGCCGACTCCAGCAATCGTGCCCAGGTGGCGGGCCAGCTCGTTCGCAAGACGAAGGACAATGCGGAGCGCTCCGGACGCGTCGTGCGCGACGCGGTCGGCGCCATGGGCAAGATCGAAACCTCGGCAGTCGAGATCGGCAATATCATCGGCGTCATCGACGAGATCGCCTTCCAGACCAACCTTCTCGCGCTGAATGCCGGCGTCGAGGGGGCGCGGGCCGGCGAGGCCGGCAAGGGCTTTGCCGTCGTCGCCCAGGAAGTGCGCGAATTGGCGCAGCGTTCCGCCAAGGCCGCCAAGGAGATCAAGGAACTGATCAACACCTCGAATGACCACGTCAAGAACGGCGTCGCCCTCGTCGGCGAAACCGGCAAGGCGCTCGAGGAAATCGTCGAGCAGGTCCAGCAGGTCGACGGCAATGTCGGGGCGATCGTCGAGGCCTCCAGGGAACAGGCAACAGGCTTGAAGGAGATCAGCACGGCGGTCAACACCATGGACCAGGGGACGCAGAAGAACGCGGCGATGGTCGAGGAAGCGACAGCCGCCGCCCATGGTCTTGCCAAGGAGGCGGACGCGCTGTTCCAGCTCTTGCGCCAGTTCGACATCGGCGCCGGCGCCGCATCAAAGCGCCCAGCGCCGGCTGCAAGCGGAGGCACGGCTGCTTCACCGGCGCGCCAGATGGTCGCCAAGGTGGCGCAGTCCTTCCGCGGAAACGCCGCCGTGGCGGAGGAATGGCAGGAGTTCTGA
- a CDS encoding methyl-accepting chemotaxis protein yields the protein MKRPSVKLSLIGSIAGMVLTTAAISWVSISSLSDIDAKSDEIVDNWLPSVERSKEIDAALSDLKVAFNRHVLAATEDEEHAAETAIEAEKTRFFRSIDDYAALVTEADEQTELAKIKNTASQLIHASRRMIVASAAAKDDEAKQIISKEMAPRFSDVAKSIDVIVGLNKEGAARSGAEIQKLLENTLKLISILCAAAVAAGAGVIAFAVFGIANPITRITGAMRNLASGDAQSPIPFAGRDDEIGAMAEAVEVFRQNALANARLEEEAADTRSRQEAERAEVQRRTTREAEALRFASDNLAAGLKRLAAGDLAFQLNDAFAADFEPLRQDFNQSVRQLGAALASIAESIGTMDNGTREIASGAQDLAKRTEQQAASLEETAAALDEITANVGSSTKLTEEARTVATQANHSAANSAEVVSRAEEAMRRIEESSQQISNIIGVIDEIAFQTNLLALNAGVEAARAGDAGKGFAVVAQEVRELAQRSAQAAKEIKGLIQNSTTEVESGVRLVRDTGEALNVIGGFIGQINSHMNAIAVSAKEQSTGLAEINTAVNSMDQSTQQNAAMVEQSTAAASNLALEAAKLRDLVARFKLEGASGPRAAGEAAKPVASPARALGGRIARAFGGKMATAPAVDEWEEF from the coding sequence GTGAAACGACCAAGCGTGAAATTGTCCCTGATCGGCTCGATTGCCGGCATGGTGCTGACAACCGCCGCCATCTCCTGGGTATCGATCAGTTCCCTCTCCGACATTGACGCCAAGAGCGACGAGATCGTCGACAACTGGCTGCCGAGCGTCGAGCGATCCAAGGAGATCGATGCCGCTCTCTCCGACCTGAAGGTAGCCTTTAATCGCCATGTCCTGGCGGCCACGGAGGATGAAGAACATGCGGCCGAAACCGCGATTGAGGCGGAAAAGACTCGCTTTTTCAGGTCGATAGACGACTACGCGGCGCTCGTGACCGAGGCAGACGAACAGACCGAACTCGCGAAGATCAAGAATACGGCCAGCCAGCTGATCCACGCGAGCCGCCGGATGATCGTTGCCTCGGCCGCAGCCAAGGACGATGAGGCCAAGCAGATCATTTCCAAGGAAATGGCGCCGCGCTTCAGCGATGTTGCCAAGTCGATCGACGTGATCGTCGGCCTCAACAAAGAGGGCGCCGCCCGTTCCGGTGCGGAAATTCAGAAGCTGCTCGAAAATACGCTGAAGCTTATCTCCATCCTCTGCGCTGCCGCGGTCGCTGCCGGCGCCGGCGTCATCGCCTTTGCCGTCTTCGGTATCGCCAACCCGATCACCCGCATTACCGGCGCAATGCGCAATCTCGCCTCCGGCGATGCGCAGTCGCCGATCCCCTTCGCCGGCCGCGACGACGAGATCGGCGCCATGGCCGAGGCCGTTGAAGTGTTCCGTCAGAATGCACTTGCCAATGCGCGTCTCGAAGAGGAGGCCGCCGACACCCGCAGCCGCCAGGAGGCCGAACGGGCCGAGGTGCAGCGCCGAACGACGCGCGAAGCGGAAGCGCTGCGCTTCGCCTCGGACAATCTCGCCGCCGGCCTGAAGCGGCTTGCGGCAGGCGACCTCGCCTTCCAGCTCAACGACGCCTTCGCGGCGGACTTCGAGCCGCTCCGGCAGGATTTCAACCAGTCGGTCCGCCAGCTCGGCGCGGCGCTCGCGTCCATTGCCGAAAGCATCGGCACGATGGACAACGGCACCCGCGAAATCGCGTCAGGTGCCCAGGACCTCGCCAAGCGTACCGAACAGCAGGCGGCTTCGCTGGAAGAGACCGCCGCTGCCCTCGACGAGATCACTGCCAATGTCGGCTCCTCGACGAAGCTCACCGAGGAAGCCCGCACGGTCGCCACCCAGGCCAATCACAGCGCCGCCAACTCCGCCGAGGTCGTGTCACGTGCCGAAGAAGCGATGCGCCGCATCGAGGAGAGCTCGCAGCAGATCTCCAACATCATCGGCGTGATCGACGAGATCGCCTTCCAGACCAACCTGCTGGCGCTCAACGCCGGCGTCGAGGCGGCGCGCGCCGGTGACGCCGGCAAGGGCTTCGCGGTCGTTGCCCAGGAGGTGCGCGAGCTCGCGCAGCGCTCGGCGCAAGCCGCCAAGGAGATCAAGGGACTGATCCAGAACTCGACGACCGAGGTCGAAAGCGGCGTCAGACTGGTGCGCGATACCGGCGAGGCGCTGAACGTGATCGGCGGCTTCATCGGCCAGATCAACAGCCACATGAACGCGATCGCCGTCTCCGCCAAGGAGCAGTCCACCGGGCTTGCCGAGATCAACACCGCGGTCAATTCGATGGACCAGAGCACCCAGCAGAATGCCGCGATGGTCGAGCAGTCGACCGCTGCGGCTTCGAACCTCGCTTTGGAAGCGGCGAAGCTCCGCGACCTGGTCGCCCGCTTCAAGCTCGAAGGGGCCTCCGGCCCGCGCGCCGCCGGCGAGGCGGCGAAGCCGGTCGCTTCACCCGCCCGTGCGCTCGGCGGCCGCATCGCCCGCGCGTTCGGCGGCAAGATGGCAACGGCGCCGGCCGTCGACGAGTGGGAGGAGTTCTGA
- a CDS encoding putative bifunctional diguanylate cyclase/phosphodiesterase, which produces MTGRSKPLSRPRQSVEKYIRSIGRHYVNAVIVMTLLIAATYLTMLVALDRHSLQQKISFLTSNQFIRFQQLANQTRALMRASADPNLPEYIISPMRDDIHRAIGDIRAMSGELHALDQSIGGNLLERFNPRDEIAVQLRRDLNGRLEDFLERAVRIADTSNEDRRQRYSFWGPIDFAVASDSMLMRQFSDLIRHAHDRSGVSIDNAKLIGTGLLALIAATVILASVLLFSPLLKKLRNEHRLTMAFEQRLTLLAHTDALTGLNNRSSFNTALSDLFGELERTGAGFSMLLLDLDRFKAINDGLGHPAGDAVLRHVARTLQKTLRASDVIARLGGDEFAVLLPGIGEAAALEAVAERAIEAIAADFAFEGRNLQVSASIGGAIVPDHASDEAGLMRIVDLALYTAKAGRNTTVIFDEAALARRLEQNQLSLALVLAADRNEFVVHYQPKVDLMTGAHLGFEALVRWQHPELGLLPPGRFLPLMEGTQLIRGMTRAVVAAVGRDLKAWRAAGLAPGPVSINLPEVLLVGEEGYAFFAAAVRENGLEWQDFAVEITEDVFLNRSAGQILATVARFRQHGLSIWLDDFGTGFASLVHLRDFPFDELKIDRSFVDGIGKDARSEQIIRAMIQLARNLGKRCVAEGIETEAQRRFLIEAGCDIGQGYHFARPEPAALAGARLPQRAAADRRPASKASAALRRIARR; this is translated from the coding sequence ATGACTGGACGATCGAAACCGCTGAGCAGGCCTCGGCAATCGGTGGAGAAATACATTCGGTCGATCGGCCGGCACTACGTGAATGCCGTCATTGTGATGACGCTGCTGATCGCCGCCACCTATCTGACCATGCTTGTCGCCCTTGACCGTCATTCGCTGCAGCAGAAGATCAGCTTCCTGACCAGCAACCAGTTCATCCGCTTCCAGCAGCTCGCCAACCAGACGCGGGCGCTGATGCGGGCTTCGGCCGACCCCAACCTGCCGGAATACATCATCAGTCCGATGCGCGACGACATCCATCGGGCGATAGGCGATATCCGGGCAATGAGCGGAGAATTGCACGCGCTGGACCAAAGCATCGGCGGCAATCTCCTTGAGCGCTTCAATCCGCGCGACGAGATTGCGGTGCAATTGCGTCGCGATCTCAATGGCCGGCTCGAGGACTTTCTCGAGCGGGCGGTGCGCATTGCCGATACCAGCAACGAGGACCGGCGGCAGCGCTACTCCTTCTGGGGCCCGATCGACTTCGCCGTAGCCTCCGACAGCATGCTGATGCGCCAGTTTTCCGACCTGATCCGCCACGCCCATGACCGCAGCGGCGTCAGCATCGACAACGCCAAGCTGATCGGCACGGGGCTGCTGGCGCTGATCGCGGCCACCGTCATTCTGGCGAGCGTCCTTCTGTTCAGCCCGCTCCTCAAGAAGCTGCGCAACGAGCATCGCCTGACAATGGCTTTCGAGCAGCGGCTGACGCTTCTGGCCCACACCGACGCTCTCACCGGTCTCAACAACCGCTCGTCCTTCAATACCGCTCTCAGCGATCTCTTTGGCGAGCTGGAAAGGACAGGGGCCGGCTTCTCCATGCTGCTTCTCGATCTCGACCGGTTTAAAGCCATCAATGACGGCCTCGGCCATCCCGCGGGCGATGCGGTGCTGCGTCACGTCGCCCGCACCCTGCAGAAGACCTTGCGCGCAAGCGATGTGATCGCCCGGCTCGGCGGCGACGAATTCGCCGTGCTGCTGCCAGGGATCGGCGAGGCTGCCGCACTCGAAGCGGTCGCCGAACGGGCGATCGAGGCGATCGCCGCAGACTTTGCCTTCGAAGGACGCAACCTGCAGGTCTCGGCCAGCATCGGCGGCGCCATCGTGCCCGATCACGCCTCGGACGAGGCCGGATTGATGCGCATCGTCGACCTCGCTCTCTATACGGCGAAGGCCGGGCGCAACACCACGGTCATATTCGACGAAGCGGCGCTGGCCCGGCGGCTAGAGCAGAACCAGCTCTCTCTCGCCCTTGTGCTTGCCGCCGACCGCAATGAATTCGTCGTGCACTACCAGCCGAAGGTCGACCTCATGACCGGTGCCCATCTGGGCTTCGAGGCGCTGGTGCGCTGGCAGCATCCGGAGCTGGGGCTTTTGCCGCCCGGCCGTTTCCTGCCCCTGATGGAAGGAACGCAGCTCATCCGCGGCATGACCCGCGCAGTTGTCGCCGCCGTCGGCCGCGACCTCAAGGCCTGGAGGGCGGCCGGGCTCGCTCCCGGTCCCGTGTCGATCAACCTGCCCGAGGTCCTGCTCGTCGGCGAGGAAGGTTACGCGTTCTTCGCCGCCGCAGTTCGTGAAAACGGCCTGGAATGGCAGGATTTCGCGGTGGAGATCACCGAGGACGTCTTCCTCAATCGCTCGGCCGGCCAGATTCTTGCAACGGTGGCGCGCTTCCGTCAGCACGGCCTGTCGATCTGGCTCGACGACTTCGGCACCGGTTTCGCCTCGCTCGTGCACTTACGCGATTTCCCCTTCGACGAGTTGAAGATCGACCGAAGCTTCGTCGACGGCATAGGCAAGGACGCCCGCAGCGAGCAGATCATCCGCGCCATGATCCAACTTGCCCGGAACCTCGGCAAGCGCTGCGTCGCCGAGGGGATCGAGACGGAAGCGCAACGACGCTTCCTGATCGAGGCCGGCTGCGACATCGGCCAGGGATACCATTTCGCCCGGCCCGAGCCAGCCGCCCTCGCCGGCGCGCGGCTGCCGCAACGGGCCGCCGCCGACCGGCGCCCGGCGTCGAAGGCTTCGGCAGCGCTGCGGCGGATCGCCCGGCGGTGA